The DNA sequence TGACGATCCGGGTCGCCTCCTCCTTCGGCTTCGCCGCCCGCGCCTCCGCGACGATCTTCGCCAGGGCGAAGGACAGCTCCTTGAGGCCGAGATGGGCGACGGCCGAGACCTCGAACACCTGGTAGCCGCGGGCCTCCAGATCGGGCCGGACGATGTCGGCGAGGTCCTGGCCGTCGGGGATGTCGACCTTGTTGAGCACGACGACCCGGGGCCGGTCGTCCAGACCGCCGTACTGGGCCAGCTCCGCCTCGATGACATCGAGGTCGGTCAGCGGGTCGCGCTCGGACTCCAGGGCCGCGGTGTCCAGCACGTGCACCAGCACCGAGCAGCGCTCGACATGGCGGAGGAACTCCAGGCCGAGGCCCTTGCCCTGGCTGGCGCCGGGGATCAGACCGGGGACGTCGGCGATGGTGTAGACGGTGGAACCGGCCGTGACCACCCCGAGGTTGGGCACCAGCGTGGTGAACGGATAGTCGGCGATCTTCGGCTTGGCCGCCGAGAGCACCGAGATCAGCGACGACTTGCCGGCGCTCGGGTAGCCCACGAGGGCCACGTCCGCGACGGTCTTGAGCTCGAGGACGACGTCCCCGGAGTGACCCGGCTCGCCCAGCAGCGCGAAGCCGGGGGCCTTGCGGCGGGGCGAGGCGAGCGCGGCGTTGCCGAGGCCGCCGCGGCCGCCCTGGGCGGCGATGTAGGTGGTGCCCTGTCCGATCAGATCGGCCAGGACGTTGCCCTTCTTGTCGAGGACGACGGTGCCGTCCGGGACCGGCAGGACCAGATCGGTGCCGTCCTTGCCGGAGCGGTTGCCGCCCTCGCCGGGCTTGCCGTTGGTGGCCTTGCGGTGCGGGCTGTGGTGGTAGTCGAGCAGCGTGGTGACGGACTGGTCCACGACCAGGATCACATCGCCGCCACGGCCGCCGTTGCCGCCGTCCGGCCCCCCGAGCGGCTTGAACTTCTCGCGGTGCACGGAGGCGCAGCCGTGGCCTCCGTTACCCGCGGCGACATGCAGTTCG is a window from the Streptomyces luomodiensis genome containing:
- the obgE gene encoding GTPase ObgE, with the translated sequence MTTFVDRVELHVAAGNGGHGCASVHREKFKPLGGPDGGNGGRGGDVILVVDQSVTTLLDYHHSPHRKATNGKPGEGGNRSGKDGTDLVLPVPDGTVVLDKKGNVLADLIGQGTTYIAAQGGRGGLGNAALASPRRKAPGFALLGEPGHSGDVVLELKTVADVALVGYPSAGKSSLISVLSAAKPKIADYPFTTLVPNLGVVTAGSTVYTIADVPGLIPGASQGKGLGLEFLRHVERCSVLVHVLDTAALESERDPLTDLDVIEAELAQYGGLDDRPRVVVLNKVDIPDGQDLADIVRPDLEARGYQVFEVSAVAHLGLKELSFALAKIVAEARAAKPKEEATRIVIRPKAVDDAGFTVVAEEGFYRVLGEKPERWVRQTDFANDEAVGYLADRLARLGVEEQLMKAGARSGDEVVIGPEDNAVVFDWEPSIATGAEMLGRRGEDHRFDAPRPAAQRRRERDAERDEVEQEFDAFKPF